One part of the Parasphingorhabdus sp. SCSIO 66989 genome encodes these proteins:
- a CDS encoding helix-turn-helix transcriptional regulator, with protein MGKRHDGDKAEFAKRLDKLLLGHPDAPIGRGRFKWLQEQLAERGINVTIEAISGWVDGRYMPYYRRMVVIADVFDVSVEELAEGNDVPKRDVSLRGYQKRQMFLVRAIEKMIEESNESSVKDIGKDALGRL; from the coding sequence ATGGGGAAACGTCATGACGGGGATAAGGCCGAGTTCGCAAAGCGGCTTGATAAACTGCTGTTAGGGCATCCTGACGCTCCAATAGGCAGAGGTCGATTTAAGTGGTTGCAGGAACAACTCGCTGAGCGAGGCATCAACGTAACCATAGAAGCTATATCCGGTTGGGTTGATGGGCGCTATATGCCTTATTATCGCAGAATGGTGGTTATTGCCGATGTGTTCGATGTTTCGGTCGAAGAACTGGCCGAGGGTAACGATGTGCCCAAGCGCGATGTAAGTCTTCGTGGGTATCAGAAGCGTCAGATGTTCCTGGTCAGAGCCATTGAGAAGATGATCGAAGAATCGAACGAGAGTTCGGTCAAAGATATAGGCAAAGACGCCTTGGGGCGCTTGTGA